The following is a genomic window from Paenibacillus thiaminolyticus.
CATCCGGTGATGAGATAGGGTTGCCTCAATAAAATAGCGAGTATAAAGAGAGATCCCTGCTATCAAGAAATGGCAGGGATCTTTATAATGGAAGGAACACAGATACCGCAGGGCTAACTTTGAACACATTATTTACCGAGGAAGATGATTCGATGTTTATAAAAATGATCAAGTGCATTGTCAATGAAGACTCGAAGGCAGTGTTTCACCACGCGCAAGCGAAATGGGGGCA
Proteins encoded in this region:
- a CDS encoding DUF4937 domain-containing protein, which produces MIKCIVNEDSKAVFHHAQAKWGQLESVSGFIAQMGGLESVTKE